A part of Larkinella insperata genomic DNA contains:
- a CDS encoding arginine deiminase family protein translates to MQNSKQQIDRQEISVTSEVGTLKRLLIHSPDRGLGKVVPSKAQDWLFEDIVHLETMRKDEYDYYVKILLYFLDPDKIRGKLAQIDSDTQRNFFKPDSPDYFRSDAVIDIQLLLTEILEDEVIRTRLIAGICAVERCSFAIQNQLYTYDSVELAKILISGSLPDRTMLFAPLPNFIFTRDIGIVINHHILLNKPAKLARTREAFLAQYIFFYHPLFSSYRDKIIEIPDNEHHFLLPDNDLTHTYSRSTLEGGDVMTVSPNHLLIGCSERTTLYAAQQVIRLLFEKNVVQKVTIIQIPRKRDYMHIDTVFTQVKRNVWVLLGSLGRLGEEAKKRDLLHFLAPRDASEDLRIIQFTKGAEQKPVEIENLEDLLTSISRDDLGCTEPVRFIYSGNNEFPFGAREQWTDSCNLLALKDGVVIGYDRNDKTLEAFRQAGFEAVGAAELLQRFERGEADPERLENTFIMLPSAELSRARGGSHCMSLPLLRADL, encoded by the coding sequence ATGCAAAACAGTAAACAACAGATCGACAGGCAGGAAATCAGCGTAACGTCCGAAGTCGGAACGCTGAAACGGCTGCTGATTCACAGCCCCGACCGCGGCCTGGGCAAGGTCGTTCCGTCCAAGGCGCAGGACTGGCTCTTTGAAGATATTGTGCACCTGGAAACGATGCGCAAGGATGAGTACGATTATTACGTAAAAATTCTGCTGTACTTTCTTGACCCCGATAAAATCCGGGGGAAGCTGGCCCAGATCGATTCGGACACCCAGCGGAATTTCTTCAAACCCGACAGCCCGGACTATTTTCGCTCCGATGCCGTCATTGATATTCAACTCCTGCTGACCGAAATTCTGGAAGATGAAGTAATCCGGACCCGGCTGATCGCGGGCATCTGCGCCGTCGAACGCTGTAGCTTCGCCATTCAGAATCAATTATATACTTACGATTCGGTGGAACTTGCCAAAATTCTGATTTCCGGATCACTGCCCGATCGGACGATGCTCTTTGCGCCCCTGCCCAATTTTATCTTTACGCGCGACATCGGGATTGTCATCAACCACCACATTCTGCTCAACAAACCCGCCAAACTGGCCCGCACACGCGAAGCCTTCCTGGCGCAGTATATCTTTTTTTATCACCCGCTGTTCAGCAGCTACCGCGACAAAATCATTGAAATTCCGGACAACGAACACCATTTTCTGCTGCCCGACAATGACCTGACGCATACGTACTCCCGGTCGACGCTGGAAGGAGGGGATGTCATGACGGTTTCGCCGAATCACCTGCTCATCGGTTGCAGCGAACGCACCACCCTGTACGCGGCCCAGCAGGTGATCCGGCTGCTGTTTGAAAAGAATGTAGTTCAGAAGGTGACGATTATCCAGATTCCCAGAAAACGGGATTACATGCACATCGATACGGTTTTTACGCAGGTCAAACGCAACGTCTGGGTGCTGCTGGGTTCGCTGGGGCGTCTGGGTGAGGAAGCTAAAAAACGGGATTTGCTGCATTTTCTGGCCCCGAGAGATGCCTCGGAAGATTTGCGGATCATTCAGTTTACGAAAGGGGCGGAGCAAAAGCCCGTTGAGATTGAAAATCTGGAGGATCTGCTAACGTCCATCAGCCGGGATGATTTGGGGTGTACCGAGCCCGTCCGGTTTATCTATTCGGGTAATAACGAATTTCCGTTCGGCGCCCGCGAACAGTGGACGGATTCGTGTAACTTGCTGGCGCTGAAAGACGGCGTGGTGATTGGCTACGACCGGAACGACAAAACCCTGGAAGCGTTTCGGCAGGCCGGTTTCGAAGCCGTTGGGGCGGCCGAGTTGCTGCAACGGTTTGAGCGCGGTGAGGCCGATCCCGAGCGGCTGGAAAATACCTTTATCATGTTACCTTCGGCAGAATTGTCGCGGGCGCGGGGCGGTTCTCACTGCATGAGTCTACCCTTGTTACGCGCTGACTTATAA
- the ctlX gene encoding citrulline utilization hydrolase CtlX → MQSQATSNILMIRPMRFGFNQQTAESNAFQNADLASYDPLATQAKALREFDEMTHQLIAAGVNVIVYNDTAEPHTPDSIFPNNWVSFHYSGTVVLYPMQAPNRRLERRLDIIDDLAKRYQVAKIVDLTRYEQEGKYLEGTGSMVLDRMKRIAYACLSPRTDTSVLAEFSKRTGYQVVTFSAADANGVPVYHTNVVMCIGDVFAVVCLAAISDPDERLMVRQSLVNSGKHVIDITLEQMAHFAGNMLLTVSNKGQKLLIMSNQAFDSLTLRQRDELDDFATLFHFDLSTIEGHGGGSARCMMAEIHLPLK, encoded by the coding sequence ATGCAATCACAGGCAACGTCCAACATACTCATGATCCGGCCTATGCGGTTTGGATTCAATCAACAAACTGCCGAAAGCAACGCATTTCAAAACGCCGATCTGGCAAGCTATGACCCACTGGCTACCCAGGCCAAGGCCCTGCGCGAGTTCGATGAAATGACCCACCAGCTGATTGCCGCCGGAGTGAATGTGATTGTCTATAATGACACGGCGGAGCCGCACACCCCAGACTCTATTTTTCCCAACAATTGGGTGTCCTTTCACTACAGCGGTACAGTTGTGCTGTATCCGATGCAAGCCCCTAACCGGCGGCTCGAACGGCGGCTGGACATCATCGACGATTTGGCGAAGAGGTATCAGGTTGCCAAAATTGTGGATTTGACCCGCTATGAGCAGGAAGGCAAGTACCTCGAAGGGACAGGCAGCATGGTGCTTGACCGGATGAAACGGATTGCCTACGCCTGCCTGTCGCCCCGCACCGATACCAGCGTGCTGGCTGAGTTTAGTAAACGCACGGGCTATCAGGTGGTTACCTTTTCGGCGGCTGATGCCAACGGGGTTCCGGTGTACCATACCAACGTGGTCATGTGCATCGGTGATGTTTTTGCCGTGGTCTGCCTGGCGGCCATTTCCGATCCCGATGAGCGTCTGATGGTCCGGCAGTCGCTGGTCAACAGCGGTAAGCACGTTATTGATATTACCCTCGAACAGATGGCCCATTTTGCCGGTAACATGCTGCTGACGGTTTCCAATAAAGGACAAAAACTACTCATTATGTCAAACCAGGCGTTTGACTCACTGACTCTCCGGCAGCGCGACGAATTGGACGATTTTGCTACTCTGTTTCATTTTGATCTATCCACGATTGAAGGCCACGGGGGCGGTTCGGCTCGCTGTATGATGGCGGAAATTCATCTGCCTCTTAAATAA
- a CDS encoding MarR family winged helix-turn-helix transcriptional regulator encodes MTNISDEEFGRLGLTASHAFVLKEAIENPGIQPKELSGELHLTPSTITRLIEKLELKKLVERKIEGKHTLVYATEKGITMLPDIKKAWENLMRRYAEILGDESSRKMTDMLYGAVKALGKDA; translated from the coding sequence ATGACGAACATTTCCGACGAGGAATTTGGCCGCTTGGGTCTGACGGCTTCGCACGCCTTTGTATTGAAAGAAGCAATTGAAAACCCGGGCATCCAGCCGAAGGAACTCAGCGGAGAGTTGCACCTGACGCCGTCGACGATTACCCGCCTGATCGAGAAGCTTGAACTGAAGAAACTCGTTGAGCGGAAAATCGAAGGAAAACATACCTTGGTTTACGCGACCGAAAAAGGAATCACAATGTTGCCGGACATCAAAAAGGCCTGGGAAAATCTGATGCGTCGTTATGCTGAGATTCTGGGCGATGAAAGCTCCCGGAAAATGACAGACATGCTGTACGGCGCCGTGAAAGCGTTGGGTAAAGACGCCTGA
- a CDS encoding SDR family NAD(P)-dependent oxidoreductase, with amino-acid sequence MNTNHEKVALVTGANRGLGKEISKQLCAKGYAVFMASRDIETGREAVFELCDQGYEAIFLHMDVTDPVSIKNAYGTFSQKADHLDVLVNNAAILEDTDRYVSILRLSIESLERTMKTNLIGPIMVVQDFMPFLEKSKEGGRIINMTSDLGSLAHMQDSYPGYSLSKTALHAMTRQFAAALVGKNIAVNCVNPGWVQTRMGGPGANRSLEQGAETTVWLATEAPLQETGKFWKDKREAPW; translated from the coding sequence ATGAACACCAACCACGAGAAAGTTGCTTTGGTGACCGGTGCTAACCGGGGCCTCGGAAAAGAGATTTCGAAACAGTTGTGTGCAAAAGGATATGCGGTTTTTATGGCCTCCCGCGATATTGAAACGGGCCGGGAAGCCGTTTTTGAATTGTGTGACCAGGGCTACGAAGCCATTTTCCTCCACATGGACGTGACCGACCCGGTCAGTATTAAAAACGCCTACGGTACCTTCTCTCAAAAAGCCGATCACCTGGATGTTCTGGTGAACAACGCGGCCATCCTGGAAGACACGGATCGGTACGTTTCCATTCTCAGACTCAGCATCGAATCATTGGAACGAACCATGAAAACCAACCTCATTGGTCCCATTATGGTGGTTCAGGACTTCATGCCGTTTCTGGAAAAGAGCAAGGAGGGAGGTCGAATCATCAACATGACGAGTGATCTGGGATCGCTGGCCCACATGCAGGACAGCTATCCGGGTTACAGCCTTTCCAAAACCGCCCTCCACGCAATGACGCGGCAGTTCGCGGCCGCACTGGTGGGTAAAAACATCGCCGTCAACTGCGTCAATCCCGGTTGGGTACAGACCCGCATGGGCGGCCCCGGTGCCAACCGGTCGCTCGAGCAGGGGGCCGAAACCACCGTCTGGCTGGCTACGGAGGCACCCCTTCAGGAAACCGGTAAATTCTGGAAAGATAAGCGCGAAGCGCCCTGGTAA